The sequence below is a genomic window from Wyeomyia smithii strain HCP4-BCI-WySm-NY-G18 chromosome 1, ASM2978416v1, whole genome shotgun sequence.
TCTTCCTCTCCAGCAGTGAAGGTTGGTGGAACTTCTTTTGATTGAGATTCGTAGCCATTCGTTACGGCATTTTTTATCGTAGTCACGGAACctttcgaagcttcccggtacaaCTTTCCCTCGCGCACCTCTGTCACAGCTCTTTCggaattgtttgccgtatatttatgcttgttttcttctacaaaatgctgaaaacaatgatgaaagttcaacaatatttgcatgatacacacgctgtacggatttcgattcaagcgtttaacaaggatcaaaatccgtacggcacagtttttgatgaataagtacaatttgcactatttaccagacaatatacagctcgaaaatgacaaagacttaccttttcaatcgatttcaaaaagattcacagagtaaaaacacttatatcccacttgaaaaacgtttttatctgaagagcGTTTTCTTAGTGAAATCTCTAACGAtgcgacgaaatgacaactgtaaccgatacacgattgattttttatttttaatatttttaattcatggcctactggcgcatagctcaatttaacagaaagccaacagttcaacggacatgtacatgtaactttcatatgaattttcatttttataatgcttaaaactgaagaaaaacatcaaggtgtacggatttcgatactgtacgggtttcgatccagcacggtactacTTCTGGCAAAAGTTCTACGGACTCGATACTATTGCCGTTAGGTGAAATGTGCTGCTTCTCTTTTTGATCCCGCCTACGCTCTGACTGCTTTATATAATTAATTCGGCTATAAAGCTTACCAGTAGGGTTGCCACGACTTATTGCTTTTGGCATGTAATACGTGTCCtatcagaaaataaaaaaaaagtcatcGATATGATCATACTCACATAAGATGCAGATATGGGCTTGTGTAAAAATTACATATCGCAATATTTtgtaatctgttttttttacaaattgttGTGCAATCGTGCTCAATGCTTTTTATTTTAGAATTTCGTTTGTGCAAATCCTTAGTTACGCGTTATTGTTAAGGGTGGGGGTGGTATTGACAAATGTTATGAATTGTTACAAAAGAATGAGGGTTCGTAAAAATGGCAATTTTTGCATTCCAAAGATCGTTTTGCTATATGCGAAAGAATTTTAAAGACTGATTGAGAATCTCAATCTTCGTGAGACAACCGAAACGAAATATCACGGTGATGCCTCATATTTACATGCATTGTTTTGATATTCTCACTATCATATCTTATTCATCATtacctttttgaagtagaatacttctctcaggaagttcggctacatagggatgtgaaatgaaaatctaaaaccgaaaaaagtgaaaaatatgtccaatttcaaatgctaataaatcggttagtattcgatggattttcttcgttcatctagcaatagattggaaaatcttctaagattctaccCGAAATAAGAtacttgtaattttattattcacactattgtactattgaaaacagtcaagccttgtcaaaacgaaaaattcgacctctgattggtcgttatatgcttgcttcccaagcacagtcgacaggatcatataccttgcaattgaaaacatgctatttggcctatataagagcttgtttcagccggagccgctcataatagttctagaaagcgacaacagcagtcgtccttccttagcagcagcactagccctgtggttggtcaccacgtctcaggagcagcgcggtttttctcagcgtgtgtcgccagacagccattattcccctcgtattggggcagcatgaagattgccatcaggaaatccaatttttaacatcaaaatgccttttttcaaggcaaataaacaagtcattgaaagttaataatttttgtcaacgcaagcaagcattttgtgttgcatcctagcaatttaaatttgtcgcactcgtctaatttactgaatgtgaaatagcttccacagtgcatgttgtccgtgtatcttaattcccccaatgttagggcagctcaaaggttgtaattagcaaccgattttgaaccgcaaaatgcttttttcaaggcaaataaaaaaataattgaagggtaataattttctggcatcaacacaagcagacattctgagcgggatgcaatcaaattctgttgtagttgtctaatttttactttatttagtaaaccccccactgtaggggcagcgcaaaggctgcgatcagcataaacgacattgaataataaactgccctgttagaacgcattcacaaaagcagttagttcgactgtgcagagctaatatgaagtcgattcaatcaatcagcagtaacagaatttcgtcgtctcccagttgccaagttgcaacatgatgcaacacgcaacagcgagcaaacgaaatcgcttgatgttacaaaccgcaataagatacgggttaaaaacgttgcgtgtgtgaaagcaccatcggtgtttattcgctggatacaaaaatcaaatgcgaattctcgccaaacatgtgaaaagggcccatgtgccttATGtatacaagccaaattttctcgttttttgattaatacaagcgaaatctgcccttaataatatgatttattgataaaagaatttactctcaatcaaacaatcttatttgtacgggtagattaagcttgtatcaatcgaaaaacgtaaaattgtggcttgtttacatatggcacatgggcctttttcacatgtttagcgagaattgtggaataattcgtctaaagaacataaggaaatggtaaacctcaACTGAAAGGCGTGACCTATTACgcagcacccttcggctataaaagagtgtttctgggaaaactagctacattcatcagtcggatggtgagctggatggaccgtccacaacgttgacagcagatatcagcactcagcagtaacagaggatagcagcgggttgcgcctgtggctgccttcaaattaaacaaatcacttgccctgtggttggtcaccacgtctcaggcctctgccaggctgactttcgtacgatagcggcggtattagcggttgatgcatttgccaacacttactctagtacagccgtgtctaattttcaatgtgaaaacacctttctattgtgttggccgtgcgcattaggcctctgccaggctaaacgcgaaaagcggcccaaccgattcgctcggccgtaggttaatgtacagtcgtaagtagagctgtgtaaaagtattctacttcaaccttgcggtcgtggctttgcacacaaccctcctgtgattttttttcttcgtaaATAATCCCACGATAACGTCGCTCAAATCATCGACTGCCTCGGCCGATGTCTTACGGTTCAGAGTTAAATGGTATCTTGCTACGGTATCGACAACGAGCTTTCTACCGGCATCGGACAGGCTATGCGTTTCAGCTGTCTGCAACAACTGTTTGACTGTTTGCCGTAAATAGATTGTTTTAAAAGCTGCTTCAATAAATCAGGAGTGAGCCGACAAAATGAAGGAATCAAAATCGGTGCGCTTTCTTCTTGTGGAGCTTCGCAGCTGATGCTTGAATGCGAGGCACGACCAGCACTTGGATACGGCTCGTTTGATGGATCATTGTCGTCTTTCTGATTACTGTTAAGTGCTCTTGTATTCTAGAAATAGAAGCAGAGAGAAAGTGTTAAAGCTTTCAAGTTCATCTGGTATTTTTTAAATACCTCGTAGTGAAGTGTTATGTCTTCACAAGAAAGCGCTACGAGGTCTTCGCTTTCTTCGTCAAGATCTTGTGATGTGTTCTGAAAAACAGGAAAAGCATTAGATCATACACTTTCAAGCTCTTCCACATGAGAATATTTGACGCACCTGTTTCAATCTCGTTACTGTACTGAGGTCAAGACACTCTGTTGAGCTAGGAGGCGGACCTTTGGTTATAAATATACCTTCCTCGGTTTCAGAATCCTAGAAAAGAGAAATAGTCAAATATTTATAAACATGGCATTACAAAAATAGTGAAAGCTCATATACTTCTGTTGGTTGCTCGGCTTGTGGATGATTCTCAACGCCCGCATGAATCGAATCTGCCTTTTCCGAAACTAGTGTCACGTTATGTAGATCCTATAGCGTAGAAACGGAAAACATACAGTGTTTCCAATATTTTAGCTTCAAAATGGATACTTACATTTCGCTTGCGGCAGCTTACTATCCAGGACCATAACTGTCGCGTGTCAACCTCTGGTGTACTCCGAGTGAGGTCAACAGCTCCTCTTCCGTGAATTTTAGTAGCTGGATTGTAGTGGTTTTCGCTCCTGCAAAGAAAATTCCATTTTAGTTCATTGTGTTGCCTTGAGATCATCTTTCGTAGCAACTTACGTCGGAATAATTCCAGATTGACTCCTGGTGCACCTTTCAACAAATCCGCAATTAGCTTTAGTTCGTCGATAGTGGTGGACGCCATTTTTGCTTTTACATATGCCTTTCTTATAACTTTTTCACTCAAGCAGcaccaatgaatttcataaggCATTGCAATGAAAATCCAATGTATgacgtaagaaaattgcacataGGTGTAAAAAAAATCCTGGGTAGCGTATGTAATTCATGTTTGCCGTATGAATTCTCAGTTTTCCCTAATTTTGCTATTTCATAGAGCGAGCCTTATGAATTTTGCTAGTCCAGTTACCTGGGTGTATGAATAAAAAAGTTTACTTTGCTTCCTCCATAACACAGACCCATAAGATTTGCACGGGATGAGTAGAGCAAACGATTTCATTTATACGACTCAAGCAAGATACGATTTAATATTTCTAATACATTAAAGCGATCTGGCAGCTCTGTTTTCTCAGCTTTCGctcttttgtattttcaaaagcTGTCAAGTTGGTTTGGTTTCACTTTCGCTGTTAACGTTGTGCACGTTTGTTTTTTCCATAAACAACGTCCAAAACGTGCGTGAATTGCCGTAAATAAAAGGCTGTAAATATTTGATATCGTGAATCGTGGTACATTTTTCACGTTAAACAATGTTGTGCCCTGAGGTGTGGAGATTTCAGGCACCTGCACATGAAATCATACAAAAAACCGGGAATGTTGACCTTAGTAAGCAACGGTGTGATGCCCTGGAGAAAGGGATACAATCACATCACTTTAATCAGATGGTGAGTTTTTATATTTCTGAATGTACTTAACATCAACTACACAGAAATATACTTAATCGCAATATACTAATAAataaccaaaacaaattaaTCGGTCGCCTCTAGATGAACGTTATATCTAATCTAAATATAGAAAAGCTTTTTAGCCACAcgttcgaaaataaatttccctctCTGGCTAGCACAGAACATCTACCGTAACCATTGCGCAACGCCGCCGGTTAGCTAAACTTACTCTCTGCGGCTTGAAGCTGCATCTTGCTCACCGCTAACCACGATATACCACGCTAGCTGCAGCAGAGTCTTAGTCAAGTGAGAGAGATTCTGTCATTGATTTTCACACTTCTCAGATAACGATCATCCTCCCAGACGTCAGCAATATTCCAGTTTCCCTGGAAACTGTCCTAGCCGATAGCGATCACTACTTGGTGCGTAATTTACCGCTGCAGACCTTAGTTGCGCGATCTTTCATCGAAGCGTTCGTGAAGAGAGGTAAGAATTTGGCGTGTTGGAAGCttactttcagaaaaaaaaatgcttctgaTAATTCATTTCAGGAAGCTTCTACGCAGTTTCTTTTCAAACTCAATTGGACACGGACGATTGTGTGGCTGTAACGCCCACCGGTATCCTGATACTACACTTGAATAAGGAAACCTACCAATCGCTAGGGCTCGAGGGTAAAATATCTCAGTACGCTCGCAAAAGAAACAGTAAATACGGTAAGTGTTTACCCTTACAAAATGATTGTTATGCAAGGAAGTAGTTCGGAGGAGGTTTTGGGAGGGATTTGGAAAATggaattttatcaaaaataatataattgtaTAGAAACTGTTGCAAACGTCTCATGAAAGGTGCTTCAACAGAAAGTACCTGCAAGCGCTCAAAACCCCTTTCTAGAAATTAACTTCCTTGAAAGAGCAAACTTCCCAGCGTGAGTAACTGAACGCCATTTCCTGCAGCGAAACGATATGCCTAAGCTTGGTCAGCCGGTTCGGCTAGAGCTGCTAGCCTTGAAACAGACCGCCACGCGGCTGTGCCAGATCGCTGATATGTTAATGCCGATAATGCTCGTCAGCAAGCAGGACAATAATGAGTCTCGAAAACTTCTCAAATCAATCGTATTCGAGCTGCGCGATGACTTCGACCATTGCATTCCGAGTCACCTGTTTGACGAAATGGGAACGGAATTAATTCGCCAGATCATGGAGCTGATCGACCGCGTCAAACAGGCACTGGATATTCGCGCATCGATGGCGAAGTTTCTATGCCAGGTGAATGTGGCTATTGCGATGTCCGAAGTTTTATTATCACGAAAACTTCGTGTTCTTCAAATCGAACTGATGCCGAAGATGATGCGCCATGTGTTCTATTCAAGGATGAATGATCTGAAAGGTCTGCGTTACCTGAGCTTGGGATCGATGAGCGGGGGATGGAAAACGAGTGACATGGAAAGCACTATCATTAAGGGCGTGGCGACAATGAAGCATCTCAAGGCGCTGACATTAAATTACGACTGCACGGATGGAGTTTTACGAGCCTTAACGAAAAGCTGCCCTAACTTGGAGTATGTAGATTTTTCTAATTCCAAATGTGTTACCAACGATAGCATAGATATCCTTGCTAAACTCAAAAATCTAAAGGTTGTAATACTGACGAGAACACAGGTCACAATTTCTGGAATGATTGAGTTGCTGATAAAAGCTAAAAATCTCACCGACATCGGCCGCTATGATGATCTTGGCAGATGTCTTGAGTTCATCGATCAGAACTATCCACAAATTAGTAATCTGAAGCTACGAAAGTTTGAGACTCGCTTTGCGACAACTCGCCACATTCAGCTGTTAGCAGAGCTTTGTCCCGATGTAAATTACGTGTCACTCTTCCACAACACATTGTTGATAGATCTGATGTCTCTGATAGCACTCAATAGCCTTTCCGAGCTGTATTTATTGTCCTGTGATTTCTTCGCCGATCAAGTTCGTGACGTGCTACAAGTGAAGGGATGTAATCTAACCCACTTACATCTGGAACACGTGGAGCAGATTGATATGAACGCTCTCATATACATTAGTCAATACTGTCCAGATTTAAAAACCCTATCGCTGTACAATTGTGTACTAATTCCGTCGACTTCTCTGTATACCAGACGGTACGCCATACCCCCATTCATGAATCTAGAGCGCCTGTCTTTCGTTAGTCAATGTCCTCCGAAGCATTTGGAGTTTATTTTGGCTACGGCTCTGAAGATCAGATTCATCCAACTGGGAACCCAGGTGTACACCAGCGACGAGATGTTTGAGAAGATTTTCCTTCGTAATCCTCTCCAATATCTGGAGGACATTCGGATCATCAATTCGGAAGAACTTACGATCGAAACGGCATATCGGCTGATCGAGAGGTGTCCCAATCTCGTTCTGCTGAATGAAATTGAGTGCTGGAAGAGAGTCAAAGAGTACGAAATCGTGCAGCTGCGACAAATGATCCGCGAAAAGAACTTCGCTGTGCGTACAGCACCCCTCAGACAATACGCGCAGGAGTAAAACGAGATGGTTTGGAATTATACATACCTTTGAACATAGTTCGACGCACCTGATAAACGACTGTTTACGTCTACCGTAAAAAGGCAGAAACTGAAATGATTTTAGCTGATCTAAATAATGGAGAGTTGAAGATTGTTGATTTGGTAATACAAATACACAAATCTTAACTCAAAATACACCGCAATAAGATTGacacgataaaaaaaattgtttgtgttTGATAAAATATAAGATTGATATGAACTTTTTACAAATCTGCGGTaaagttttgaattattttctcgAAAAgaaagttacaaaaaaaaacgaaccttCGCTAAAAACATCAAATTATACAATCCTTTGATACTACCTTGATAACATCCTCTGCAATGTCTTCCAGTGGTACAAATCAATTTGAAAACGCTTCGAACGGATACAAAACACTACAACCGCATTCGTGAATGCTTGGGACGTGAATCGCTTGGCCGATTTAGTCTACAAATCACATGGACGCCACCGAACAGCGATAATATTTGCCCGTCATCCGTGGCGAAACATTTTGCTGATCTCGGTACGCAGGATGACTATTCCGATGTGACGGTAGAGTTAATGCCTACGTTAGTGAAAACTCATCTGGAGTATGGTTTGAAAATACCCTCGTTTAGTCTGAACGAGAACATGGACCAGGAATTATGCAGTACAGGTGAGTTAATTGAGTACATGGGCATGCTGGCGCTTTCTTGCGATACCGAAGGAGACGAGTATCTCAATTCATACGATTTTTGCGGACAACGCGTGGAGGTTGGAAATGCCAAAGTTCTCCACTGGAAGGGTTTCTTTACGACCGCGCATGTGCGATCAATTTTCAGACAAATCATAGCGACTTTGTTGGCGGAAAGTCACGTGCCATGGATGGGAATGTACGTGCACGGTTTTTCACATAGTCCAATCAGCTTCGGAATGCGTGAGCATTATTTTCACACCAACGGGGACAATTCGTACACGATAGTCGTTAACCCGAAGGGAGAATATCTTTGGTACCAACTGGTTGATAACAGCAAACTGCcgaaataaatgcaaaaaccaacctctattttttttttgctttcgatGATGACTAATCTACATTACCGACGTCTGGTTTTTAGTACAGTTCGAGTCGACTGTCAAACGAAACAGAACAAAAGTAAATAAAACcgaattgatttgttttgtatttgTCACCAATTAAACTGGATCAGGTGACGGGAAAGAAAACCAGTTTGAAGGTGATAAATACAATGACGCCGGATCCGAAGGAAAAGAATCCGAAGTTAAACCCTCCGCCAGAGGAAATGTCTGCTGGAAGCAGTCAGGACGAGCAGACATCCGGTGAGGAAAACGAGGATGAGGACATCGAGGTTTCGCTGGATGGTACGGTATATTCATAGCTTAACAAAAAAAGCGTACTAAGCGAACGGATCTGTGCCTTTTTCTAGAGTTTGATTCGGTCAACAATTATTTGGACTCGCTCAACTCGGCATTGGACATGATCGAGCAACGAAATGACGATTTAAAGGCACAGCTGCTGAACCTGCTTCAGTCCAATCGGGAAATTCGGCAATCAATGCAGGAAGAGTACGCCAAAGGCAATGATGGTTCGGAAACGAACGGAAAAACTGAGGATGCTATGGAACATTAGGGGAAAATGTGGGTATTTTAGTGTTGTGTTTAAGAGGGTAATGTTTCATTCCGTTACATTTGAAGTATTGGTCATAGACTTCCCAAAAAACGGgataatttgtaaaaaaaaggtaGTGTAggtgttttaaataaaatattcatgTTACACTATAACTTATTGCTATTAGATAGTATTGACCAGGGAATATTCGGAGTGTTAAGACGTTGAgacaaaaaaattttgaagttcATGTTAACATAGTTCAACTTTCGAACGCAGATTCATAACAGTTTAATGTAAAACTGCGTTACAACTTATGCTCTACCTCGTGATCAGCAGCATATAgcatcaacattttgaattgttcggTTTTTAACTTTTCCATCAGTTTCACGTTTTCCCGATTGGACTTCAAATGGTCCAATACCGTCTGACCTCTGGTCAGCTGTCCTGTTAATTCTATATCAACATGAAAATTTTCCGAACTTTCCACTATATCCGGATCGACGAAAACAGCAGCCAAAAATGCATCACACGGTCTCCAGAATGGTCGCCCAGCAAAGATCTTGCCCTCTGCCTGGTTTAAAAGCTGAACAGCTCGGTTGCTCGTATTGCCAAGCACTTTAATTCGCCATTCCATCGGTATGGTCTTCTGCTCCGACAAACATGTCTCCCAGGGAAGTAACGTGATGGGACACTGCACGTTATTGAACACAATGTGAGCCGCTTCCGGATCGGACCAAAAGTTAAACTCCGCAGACTTTGATACGTTGCCCATGCCATACCGGTTTCCACCCATGATGTACAACTCGCGTATCTTGCTGCGAATTTCTGGGTAGAGTTTTATACACAGAGCTAGATTAGTCAGTGGCCCAATGAAAACTAGCGACATTGCGCCTGCCTCACTCTGAATTCGACGATATAGCTCGTTTACCGCATGTTCTGGTTTTATCAAACTCTCATCAACCGTATCGTTTAAATCTAAATCGGCGAATCCATCAATTCCGTGAAATGGTTTCTCTCGAAATGGTACGGCCGTGACTATTGGCTCCGTAGCACCTTTGTACACTGGGACATCTAGACGTCCGATCGCTGTTAACATTCGAAGTACGTTTCGGGCTCCGTGTGTAACATCCGTGTTACCATGAGTGCAAGTTATTGCGTCGACCTTGAATCTGTATTTCTTCTCGCATTTCAACAGCAGCAGAAGCGCCCATGCGTCATCTGTTCCAACATCAACGTCTATAATTACTCGGCGCATTTCACTGTTGGCCATGATGTTCTGATAATAACTGCTTGGATTTTTCTTTGTGAATAGCAACTATAACTAGTCGTTATCAAGGTAATTGAAGCTGCGGTGATAACAATTGAAACCACCAACACTAACATTTCTCCTAAAAAAAAGCAGTGATGTTAGATGCGAATATAATTTTGCTTTTGCTAGTATTTGTGTCTGTATCTATCTTTTGGTGATTTCTTTTTCTCATTCAACAATGATAGCACTAAGCTAGGTACTTAAATCGTAATATATTCTACAGTGACTGTTCAACATCATGATCAGCAGCGTACAGCATAAGTTGTCTGAACTGCTCACTGTCCAGCTTATCCACAATGCGAGTGTTTTCTCTACTAGCTTTCAAATGATCCAGAACAACTTGACCCCTGGTCAATTTGCCACTCAGTTCGATATCGACGTGAAAGTTTTCCGAATGGCGTACGATATTTGGTTTCACAAAAACGGCCGCCAAAAAGGCATCACATGGCATCCACATCGTCCAATCCCGATAACATTTGGCTTCCACTTGGTTCAGCATCTGAACAGCTCGGTTGCTGCTGTTTCCTAAAACATCCAATCGCCACCGCATATCAAGCCCCTGGTGCTCCGATACGCACGTTTCCCACGGTAACAACGTAATAGGGCATTGCACATTGTTGAACACAATGTGCGCTGCTTCGGGGTCAGCCCAAAAATTGAACTCGGCTGCTCTAGTCGTGTTGCCAACCCCATGCCGGTTGCCACCCATTATGTAGAGATCACGAATTTTCTTCCGCACTTCTGGATACATTTTCAAACACAATGCCAGGTTCGTTAACGGACCAACAAAAATCAATGAGATCTCCCTTGGCGACGCATCAATCCTACTAAACAATATGTTCACCGCATGCTCGGGCTGTATCAAACTTTCATCCGGTTTCTCATCAAATCCGAGATCGCCAAATCCATCCAATCCATGAAAGTGCTCCTCTCGAATGGGAACCGGTGTAACCAGCGGCTCACTGGCTCCTCTATAGACCGGAACATCCGTTCTACCGATTGCCGTTAAAATCCTCAACACATTACGCGCTGCATTGCGCACGTCCGTATTACCATGAGTACAGGTGATGGCTTCAACTTTCAGATTGAACTTCTTCTCGCACTTTAGCAACAACAGTAGAGCCCAAGCATCATCAGTTCCGACGTCGACATCTACGATTACTCTTCGAATGCCACCATTCAAGGACATTATGCTTAGCACGTTTATTCGAACAAATTTTGACTGGATGATGCGACGCGACGCAAGATCTGGTAGTACGCGACTGCGCCAATCAATCTTATAGAcagttttcgttagctgttaGATGTTTGTAGCGTTTGTAGTCAAACATATACACGTGAATTTCATGTATGCTCGGTCATTTTATTTATAAACCATTCAATTTTCAGTTACAACTGTTGAATATTACTATCACACCCATAACATACTTTTCAAACATCTGCACTAGTAGATGTCGTTTAATTGATGCAAATTCCGGATTCATTCGtctgcaaattttcaaaaagtctAACCCTTTAATGTCCAAGTGACCCAATAGTGAATATCTTTGAAGGATAACACAAAATTCTACATCTAACGAAtgaattttttgtaaaataaacAACGCTTGGTTTTGTGCCACCAAAAATTACCAATGGAGCGTTTGGCGGTTTGCGAACATCTAAGCGGATTCGGTTCAATGTTTTCAATTATGTAACTTTGCCTCATcgtttaaattgaaaaacttaGCTTCATGAAAGTTAGATGCCTTTCACGCATTTATCCTTCTGTAATTCAGAAG
It includes:
- the LOC129723557 gene encoding ribonuclease P protein subunit p40-like isoform X2; protein product: MLCPEVWRFQAPAHEIIQKTGNVDLSKQRCDALEKGIQSHHFNQMITIILPDVSNIPVSLETVLADSDHYLVRNLPLQTLVARSFIEAFVKRGSFYAVSFQTQLDTDDCVAVTPTGILILHLNKETYQSLGLEGKISQYARKRNSKYVVQINLKTLRTDTKHYNRIRECLGRESLGRFSLQITWTPPNSDNICPSSVAKHFADLGTQDDYSDVTVELMPTLVKTHLEYGLKIPSFSLNENMDQELCSTGELIEYMGMLALSCDTEGDEYLNSYDFCGQRVEVGNAKVLHWKGFFTTAHVRSIFRQIIATLLAESHVPWMGMYVHGFSHSPISFGMREHYFHTNGDNSYTIVVNPKGEYLWYQLVDNSKLPK
- the LOC129723557 gene encoding uncharacterized protein LOC129723557 isoform X1, which encodes MPKLGQPVRLELLALKQTATRLCQIADMLMPIMLVSKQDNNESRKLLKSIVFELRDDFDHCIPSHLFDEMGTELIRQIMELIDRVKQALDIRASMAKFLCQVNVAIAMSEVLLSRKLRVLQIELMPKMMRHVFYSRMNDLKGLRYLSLGSMSGGWKTSDMESTIIKGVATMKHLKALTLNYDCTDGVLRALTKSCPNLEYVDFSNSKCVTNDSIDILAKLKNLKVVILTRTQVTISGMIELLIKAKNLTDIGRYDDLGRCLEFIDQNYPQISNLKLRKFETRFATTRHIQLLAELCPDVNYVSLFHNTLLIDLMSLIALNSLSELYLLSCDFFADQVRDVLQVKGCNLTHLHLEHVEQIDMNALIYISQYCPDLKTLSLYNCVLIPSTSLYTRRYAIPPFMNLERLSFVSQCPPKHLEFILATALKIRFIQLGTQVYTSDEMFEKIFLRNPLQYLEDIRIINSEELTIETAYRLIERCPNLVLLNEIECWKRVKEYEIVQLRQMIREKNFAVRTAPLRQYAQE
- the LOC129723604 gene encoding UPF0184 protein AAEL002161, translated to MTPDPKEKNPKLNPPPEEMSAGSSQDEQTSGEENEDEDIEVSLDEFDSVNNYLDSLNSALDMIEQRNDDLKAQLLNLLQSNREIRQSMQEEYAKGNDGSETNGKTEDAMEH
- the LOC129723576 gene encoding nucleoside hydrolase-like, translated to MANSEMRRVIIDVDVGTDDAWALLLLLKCEKKYRFKVDAITCTHGNTDVTHGARNVLRMLTAIGRLDVPVYKGATEPIVTAVPFREKPFHGIDGFADLDLNDTVDESLIKPEHAVNELYRRIQSEAGAMSLVFIGPLTNLALCIKLYPEIRSKIRELYIMGGNRYGMGNVSKSAEFNFWSDPEAAHIVFNNVQCPITLLPWETCLSEQKTIPMEWRIKVLGNTSNRAVQLLNQAEGKIFAGRPFWRPCDAFLAAVFVDPDIVESSENFHVDIELTGQLTRGQTVLDHLKSNRENVKLMEKLKTEQFKMLMLYAADHEVEHKL
- the LOC129723568 gene encoding nucleoside hydrolase-like; translation: MSLNGGIRRVIVDVDVGTDDAWALLLLLKCEKKFNLKVEAITCTHGNTDVRNAARNVLRILTAIGRTDVPVYRGASEPLVTPVPIREEHFHGLDGFGDLGFDEKPDESLIQPEHAVNILFSRIDASPREISLIFVGPLTNLALCLKMYPEVRKKIRDLYIMGGNRHGVGNTTRAAEFNFWADPEAAHIVFNNVQCPITLLPWETCVSEHQGLDMRWRLDVLGNSSNRAVQMLNQVEAKCYRDWTMWMPCDAFLAAVFVKPNIVRHSENFHVDIELSGKLTRGQVVLDHLKASRENTRIVDKLDSEQFRQLMLYAADHDVEQSL